In the genome of Pseudomonas sp. B33.4, the window CGTTGTTGTCGGTCAGCGTACCGTGGTCCATCACCTGCAACAGCAGGTTGAAGACTTCCGGATGCGCCTTCTCGATTTCATCGAGCAACAATACGCAATGCGGCTGCTTGGTGATCGCTTCGGTCAACAGACCGCCCTGATCGAAACCAACATACCCGGGAGGCGCACCGATCAGACGCGATACGGTGTGACGCTCCATGTACTCGGACATGTCGAAGCGAACCAGTTCGATCCCCAACGCCTTGGCCAATTGCCGCGCAGCCTCGGTTTTACCGACACCGGTCGGACCTGCGAACAGGAACGAACCGACTGGCTTGTCCGGCGATTTGAGCCCGGCACGGGATAGCTTGATCGCGGTAGACAGCGAATCGATCGCCGCATCCTGACCAAACACCGTCAGCTTGAGGTCACGCTCAAGGTTACGCAGCAGTTCCTTGTCGGAGCTGGTGACGTGCTTCGGCGGAATCCGTGCGATTTTCGCCACGATGTCTTCGACGTGCGGCACTTCGATGCGCTTGGCGCGCTTCTCGACCGGTTGCAGGCGCTGATAGGCGCCCGCCTCGTCGATAACATCAATGGCTTTGTCGGGCATGTGTCGGTCATTGATATAGCGCGATGCCAGTTCAGCAGCAGCACGCAGCGCTTCATCGCTGTATTCGATGTTGTGGTGCTGTTCGAAACGCCCTTTCAGGCCGCGCAGGATACCAATGGTGTCTTCCACCGATGGCTCGACGACATCGACCTTCTGGAAGCGACGCGCCAAGGCACGATCCTTCTCGAAGATGCCGCGAAACTCCTGGAACGTGGTCGAACCAATGCAGCGAATGTCGCCAGACGACAGCAGCGGCTTGAGCAGATTCGAAGCGTCCATGACCCCGCCCGACGCAGCGCCCGCACCAATAATGGTGTGGATCTCGTCGATAAACAGAATGGCTTGCGGACGTTTTTTCAGTTCATTGAGCAGCGCTTTGAAACGCTTCTCGAAATCTCCGCGATACTTGGTGCCCGCGAGCAGAGCACCGAGATCAAGCGAATAAACGACGCTACCCGCCAACAAATCCGGCACCTGGTTGTCGACAATACGCTTGGCCAGACCTTCGGCAATCGCGGTTTTACCCACGCCTGCTTCACCGACCAGCAGCGGATTGTTTTTGCGCCGGCGCGCCAGAATCTGCGCGACACGCTCGACTTCCGACTCACGGCCGACCAGCGGATCGATGCGACCCTGGCGCGCGAGTTCGTTGAGGTTGCTGGCATAAGCATCCAGAGGATTGCCTGAAGAAGAAGACTCACCGCCCTCGTCGTCCTGCATATCTTGTTCACCTTCAGAGTGATCGCCATGCCCCGGCACTTTGGAAATGCCGTGAGCGATGTAGTTGACGACATCGATGCGCGCAACGCTCTGCTGTTTCAGCAGGAA includes:
- the clpA gene encoding ATP-dependent Clp protease ATP-binding subunit ClpA, with the protein product MLNRELEVTLNLAFKEARSKRHEFMTVEHLLLALLDNEAAATVLRACGANLDKLKHDLQEFIDSTTPLIPVHDEDRETQPTLGFQRVLQRAVFHVQSSGKREVTGANVLVAIFSEQESQAVFLLKQQSVARIDVVNYIAHGISKVPGHGDHSEGEQDMQDDEGGESSSSGNPLDAYASNLNELARQGRIDPLVGRESEVERVAQILARRRKNNPLLVGEAGVGKTAIAEGLAKRIVDNQVPDLLAGSVVYSLDLGALLAGTKYRGDFEKRFKALLNELKKRPQAILFIDEIHTIIGAGAASGGVMDASNLLKPLLSSGDIRCIGSTTFQEFRGIFEKDRALARRFQKVDVVEPSVEDTIGILRGLKGRFEQHHNIEYSDEALRAAAELASRYINDRHMPDKAIDVIDEAGAYQRLQPVEKRAKRIEVPHVEDIVAKIARIPPKHVTSSDKELLRNLERDLKLTVFGQDAAIDSLSTAIKLSRAGLKSPDKPVGSFLFAGPTGVGKTEAARQLAKALGIELVRFDMSEYMERHTVSRLIGAPPGYVGFDQGGLLTEAITKQPHCVLLLDEIEKAHPEVFNLLLQVMDHGTLTDNNGRKADFRNVIVIMTTNAGAETAARASIGFTHQDHSSDAMEVIKKSFTPEFRNRLDTIIQFGRLSHEVIKSVVDKFLTELQAQLEDKRVLLEVTDAARSWLAAGGYDSAMGARPMARLIQDKIKRPLAEEILFGELAEHGGVVHIDIKDGELTFDFETTAEMA